The nucleotide window TATTTTCTACTCTAATACCTTTTAGAACACTACCTTCATCCAAATGTTCTTCGATTGCGTTCACAAAAGATTGTAGCCCATTTTTAAAGGTTAAAAACATTCCTTTTTTGGGCCCTTTAGGACCTTTTGGCATTCCTTTTTTCATCCCAAACACGAGAGATCGATGCTTTCGTTCTATATGATAAAACTGCGGGAAGGTGGACATTAAGCTCAATTGATCAATGTCTCCAGCGTAAATTCCAGATAATAGAGGTTCAATTAAATTTTCAACAATTTCATTCCCAAGACGTCTACGGAAAAAGGATCCAAGCGACTGGTCTCCTTCCACTTTTGAACGCGGAAGAACAAAATCCCCAGCTGCTCGAGCCTTTCCCATAAGAGAGAATAATCCGGTGGTGACAAAAGGACCTATTTCAGTAGGAATGCCCATGACAGAACCACCAGGCATTGGATGAAGCTGTTCATTTACCATGACGTAAGATTGTCCTGTTGAGTTATTAACAAGATCCTTTTCCATTCCCACTTCACTTGCTAATTTAGCAGCGCTAGTCTTTCTTTCTAAGAAGGAATCTGGACCTCTTTCAATCACAAAGCCATCTTTTGTAACGGTTTGAATTTTTCCACCTAGTTTATGGCTCGCTTCCACTAAAACCACGTCAAGAGCGATTTGTTTTTCTTTTGCTTCTTTTTGTAGGTAGTATGCCGCCGTTAATCCGGTAATTCCGCCCCCGATAATAACGACCTTTTGTTTTGATTCCAACACGGTTATCGCCTTCTCTTATCTTATTTTCTCTCGGATGAATCCCCATAATGCATCCGAATCACTTATAAAACTTCTCTAAAGATTCGTTATTGGTTCTCTAAATGCTTTAACACAACAGAGGTTAACGCATTTATGAATTGAGGCTTAGCATTCGGCATTTCCGGTCGATAGTAGCTAGCACCAATTTCGTTCGTAACGACTTTACATTCAAAATCATTATCGTAAAGCACTTCTAAATGATCTGTGATAAATCCCACGGGTATATATACAAACGCTTTATATCCTTTTTCTTCATATAAAGCTCTCGTTAAATCTTGAACATCT belongs to Bacillus sp. 2205SS5-2 and includes:
- the hemY gene encoding protoporphyrinogen oxidase — translated: MLESKQKVVIIGGGITGLTAAYYLQKEAKEKQIALDVVLVEASHKLGGKIQTVTKDGFVIERGPDSFLERKTSAAKLASEVGMEKDLVNNSTGQSYVMVNEQLHPMPGGSVMGIPTEIGPFVTTGLFSLMGKARAAGDFVLPRSKVEGDQSLGSFFRRRLGNEIVENLIEPLLSGIYAGDIDQLSLMSTFPQFYHIERKHRSLVFGMKKGMPKGPKGPKKGMFLTFKNGLQSFVNAIEEHLDEGSVLKGIRVENIQKHNDHYDLYLNDGNKLEANSIIVATPHQVLPTMFASYPIFDPLKQMPSTSVATVAMAFPKEAIGQDINGTGFVVSRNSDYTITACTWTHKKWPHSTPEGHVLLRCYVGRAGDEAIVDLSDAEIEQIVLDDLNKTMNITMKPSFTVVTRWKESMPQYTVGHKERMNSLKQQVAQELPGVFLAGSSFDGLGLPDCIDQGVDAVNKVLQIFQK